The region GTACCGCAAGGAACTGCTCTTTGAAAATCTCCAGAAGATCATCAAAGGAGCGCAGATTCTGGAGGTACCTGTTATTGTAACAGAGCAGAATCCCAAGGGACTGGGGCCGACAATACCCGAGATAGCGGCCCTGGTACCCCACTTTCAGCCGATACCGAAGTTCAGCTTTAGCTGCTGTGGCGACGAGCGCTTTACGAAGGAGCTGAAGGCACTGCAGCGCCGGCAGGTACTTCTTGCAGGCATCGAAACCCATGTTTGCGTCTATCAGACG is a window of Chloroflexota bacterium DNA encoding:
- a CDS encoding hydrolase is translated as MLSSDKAVLVVIDIQGKLAQSMYRKELLFENLQKIIKGAQILEVPVIVTEQNPKGLGPTIPEIAALVPHFQPIPKFSFSCCGDERFTKELKALQRRQVLLAGIETHVCVYQTTVDLVASGYGVHVIADAVSSRTAENRDIGLQMMKDVGAGITSVEAALFELLRVAEGPRFKEILKVVK